A single Syngnathus acus chromosome 8, fSynAcu1.2, whole genome shotgun sequence DNA region contains:
- the si:ch211-278a6.1 gene encoding SRC kinase signaling inhibitor 1 isoform X3, producing MSEADVPIGFNRMNRFRQSLPLSRSASQNKLRSPDEYAGVLFLQYGDETRRVHITHELSSLDTLHALIVHMFPQKLTAGMLKSPNTAVLIKDEARNVFYELEDVRDIQDRSVIKIYRKEPIYASYPAAAHLANGDLRREMVYSSCDSSPTRRLNTLPSSSGSSGSPSRSRLSYSSGRPPSFAGSHSPHEQARHPHHAAAAAAHMANAALSPSPSAILERRDVKPDEEVSAKNLALMKNESLYADPYSLMHEGRLSIASTQSLAAIGDPFSFPVSSGLYRRGSVRSLSTYSAAALQGELDDSLYKPGGSLYADTYSATLGMGFRMAPSSPQKIPDMHLRDRDTYSGSPNRASPVRQNFRKDSVSSVFIDSPKSRPSSGSDPLCLTAGPGEGGRATPGFGSSLSGPDSDASRDHRLERMEAMEKQIASLTGLVQSVLTRAPDSDSTCGLLRLCMMAGCPPDQGADFSRTLPFSSSDKTDTNSDGSATGTGRLRKKAHTPSAPLALMPPPPSNSTPLNNVSRLQMQLHLHGLQQNANDLRKQLGQLRKTQLENQDSMRTLLKRTETELNVRVADALRKQEDPLQRQRLLVEEERLKYLNEEELIIQQLHDLEKSVEDIQKESSVNHKLVSVQELEEKTAVLRKLGETLTELKNQFPSLQSKMRVVLRVEVEAVKFLKEEPHRLDALMKRCKTITDTLNTMRKQASEGVWKKHEDFTSSKHNEELRKFPDFDLPTSPPLAINDLGGGNSLSNWSPHTSLSRRHHGNPAGQHKDNHPPVPHKGKALEELERRSAADKALSVEVRLAAERDWEEKRASLTQYSAQDINRLLEETQAELLKAIPDLDFAAKQIKPASNATCSQAPQTPQCGTATPEHRSVNKPLQKKEGGSRLGSDELTVPRYRTEKPSKSPPPPPPRRSFPSSPGLITRSGEPLIPGKSVKKSDSEEAEIQKPHVKLRRTVSENPRPASTPPTLSGDKTDEEQEKSSAQLEGRPLRCIPHIMLTECPVRDVPRRSVTPSASPPQRELESQRSTDVKQEVTLLLTELEMRALSSLEAQELSGAMGVILQTRTVSAHGAALSEAHLSERPLLLLFREEATLKDAYRLLLYILEMSLPQPTPRKRSSPCSGQRSALVMALRRGIETGDMVLKLQPSTDTQSPYGDANLSTSDLASTQSKPGENVRQSAYKRLDSLEETIRELENTLQELSGGSRPEDAEAKSSKKPPVPPKPLTSRQGGKVPPATAPKLKQLQQQNSTDKYKGGKREDFLKTQQQGAATVESAIRRRRAEGPTLRASPGQAKALLASLSAAGLSAEALLLSSALRQHRLLREQQQQQRALASAASLPSPNSRSPSPASSSSQTPTATLSSSSSPVLSPCSPTSLTSPTSSKASLEGLSGCKNGR from the exons AGGGAGATGGTGTACTCGTCCTGTGACTCCTCCCCGACTCGCCGCCTCAACACGCTCCCCTCGTCCTCGGGCTCTTCGGGCTCCCCTTCCCGCTCCCGCCTCTCCTACAGCAGCGGCCGCCCGCCTTCCTTCGCCGGGTCCCACTCGCCCCACGAGCAGGCGCGCCACCCCCACCACGCTGCCGCGGCAGCAGCCCACATGGCCAACGCGGCCCTCTCGCCCTCGCCCAGCGCCATCCTGGAGCGGCGAGACGTCAAGCCGGACGAGGAAGTCTCGGCGAAGAATTTGGCGCTGATGAAGAACGAGTCTTTGTACGCGGACCCCTACAGCCTGATGCACGAGGGCCGCCTCAGCATCGCCTCCACGCAGTCCCTGGCGGCCATCGGAGACCCCTTCAGTTTCCCCGTGTCCTCGGGCCTGTACCGCCGCGGCTCCGTGCGCTCCCTCAGCACGTACTCCGCCGCCGCCCTGCAGGGGGAGCTGGACGATTCTCTCTACAAGCCCGGGGGGTCCCTATACGCCGACACGTACTCGGCCACACTGGGCATGGGCTTTCGCATGGCGCCCTCGTCCCCGCAGAAGATCCCCGACATGCACTTGCGGGACAGAGACACGTACTCTGGCTCGCCCAACCGGGCTTCACCTGTCAGGCAGAACTTCCGCAAGGACTCTGTGTCCTCTGTGTTCATAGACAGTCCCAAGTCCAGACCCAGCTCTGGCTCCGATCCTCTCTGCCTCACCGCCGGAccaggggaggggggcaggGCTACACCCGGTTTTGGGTCATCGCTGTCCGGACCAGATTCTGATGCCAGCAG GGATCATCGTCTGGAGCGCATGGAGGCCATGGAGAAGCAGATCGCCAGCCTGACCGGCCTGGTCCAGAGCGTCCTGACCAGAGCGCCAGACAGTGACAGCAC ATGCGGCCTGCTGCGCCTCTGCATGATGGCGGGCTGCCCCCCGGACCAGGGAGCCGACTTCTCACGGACATTACCTTTCTCTTCCAGTGACAAGACCGACACCAACAGCGACGGCTCCGCCACCGGAA CAGGACGGCTAAGGAAGAAAG CTCACACGCCGTCGGCCCCGCTGGCGCTGATGCCTCCGCCGCCGTCTAACTCGACGCCGCTGAACAACGTCAGCCGCCTGCAGATGCAGCTGCACTTGCACGGGCTGCAGCAGAACGCCAACGACCTGCGCAAGCAGCTCGGACAGTTGCGTAAGACGCAG CTAGAGAACCAGGACTCCATGCGCACGCTGCTGAAGCGTACCGAAACTGAGCTGAATGTGCGCGTGGCCGACGCCCTCCGCAAGCAGGAGGACCCCCTACAGAGGCAGCGCCTCCTGGTGGAGGAAGAGAGGCTCAAGTATCTCAACGAGGAGGAGCTCATCATTCAGCAGCTTCA TGACCTGGAGAAGTCGGTGGAGGACATCCAGAAGGAGTCGTCCGTCAACCACAAGCTGGTGAGCGTGCAGGAGTTAGAGGAGAAGACGGCCGTCCTCCGAAAGTTAGGCGAGACGCTCACCGAGCTCAAGA ATCAGTTCCCCAGCCTTCAGAGCAAGATGCGAGTGGTGCTGCGGGTGGAAGTAGAGGCGGTCAAGTTCCTGAAGGAGGAGCCGCACAGGCTGGACGCCCTGATGAAACGCTGCAAGACCATCACGGACACCCTCAACACCATGCGCAA GCAAGCCAGCGAGGGCGTGTGGAAAAAACACGAGGACTTCACCTCGTCCAAGCacaacgaggagctgagaaagTTCCCGGATTTCGATCTGCCCACCAGCCCGCCGCTCGCCATCAACGACCTCGGGGGAGGAAACAGCCTGTCCAACTGGAGCCCGCACACCAGCCTCTCCCGCCGGCACCACGGGAACCCGGCGGGCCAGCACAAGGACAATCACCCGCCCGTCCCTCACAAGGGCAAAGCCCTGGAGGAGCTGGAACGCCGAAGCGCTGCTGATAAAGCCTTGTCCGTCGAAGTTCGCCTG GCGGCCGAGCGGGACTGGGAGGAGAAGCGGGCCAGCCTGACCCAGTACAGCGCTCAGGACATCAACCGACTGCTGGAGGAGACACAGGCCGAGCTCCTGAAGGCCATACCCGACCTGGACTTTGCCGCCAAGCAGATCAAGCCCGCCTCCAACGCCACGTGCTCGCAGGCGCCCCAGACGCCTCAGTGTGGGACGGCCACTCCCGAGCACCGCAGCGTCAACAAGCCCCTGCAGAAGAAGGAAGGCGGGTCCAGGCTGGGATCCG ATGAGCTGACGGTGCCTCGCTACCGCACAGAGAAACCCTCCAAGTCTCCCCCGCCGCCCCCACCCAGACGCAGCTTCCCTTCGTCTCCGGGCTTGATCACCCGCAGCGGGGAGCCCCTCATTCCCGGAAAGAGCGTCAAG AAATCCGACTCTGAGGAGGCAGAAATCCAGAAGCCTCACGTGAAACTGCGGCGGACGGTGTCGGAAAACCCACGTCCGGCGTCCACGCCTCCGACGCTGTCCGGAGACAAGACAGACGAAGAGCAGGAGAAAAGTTCTGCCCAGTTGGAG GGCAGACCTTTGCGTTGCATTCCGCACATCATGTTGACCGAGTGTCCCGTCCGAGATGTGCCTCGTCGTTCGGTGACGCCGAGCGCTTCGCCCCCTCAGCGCGAACTGGAGTCACAGCGCTCCACGGACGTCAAACAAGAAGTGACTTTGCTCTTGACCGAACTGGAGATGAGGGCGCTGTCGTCCTTGGAGGCCCAGGAGCTGAGCGGCGCCATGGGAGTCATTTTGCAAACGCGCACCGTCTCGGCGCACGGCGCGGCGCTCTCGGAGGCGCACTTGAGTGAACGgcctctgctgctgctcttcagGGAGGAAGCCACGCTCAAGGATGCATACAGGCTGCTGCTTTATATTTTGGAGATGTCGCTACCACAGCCCACACCCAGAAAAAGATCCTCGCCCTGCTCGGGCCAGCGGAGCGCCTTGGTGATGGCTCTGAGGAGAGGCATTGAGACGGGGGACATGGTTCTGAAACTCCAACCTAGCACCGACACCCAAAGTCCATATGGAGATGCAAATCTTTCAACATCAGACCTCGCCTCCACACAGTCCAAACCAGGAGAAAACGTCCGGCAGAGTGCCTACAAAAGGCTCGACAGCTTGGAGGAGACCATTCGAGAGTTGGAGAACACTTTGCAGGAGCTCAGCGGAGGCTCCCGTCCGGAGGACGCCGAGGCCAAATCGAGCAAGAAGCCGCCAGTCCCGCCCAAGCCGCTGACGTCGAGACAG GGCGGGAAGGTTCCGCCCGCCACGGCCCCCAAACTGAAACAGCTTCAGCAGCAAAATAGCACAGACAAGTACAAAGGTGGCAAGAGGGAGGACTTCCTGAAGACCCAGCAGCAG GGAGCCGCGACCGTTGAGTCGGCGATCCGCCGCAGGAGGGCGGAGGGCCCCACGCTGAGGGCGTCGCCCGGCCAGGCCAAGGCGCTGCTGGCCAGCCTGTCGGCCGCCGGCCTGAGCGCCGAGGCCCTGCTGCTGTCCTCCGCCCTGCGCCAGCACCGCCTCCTCCGcgaacagcagcagcagcaacggGCGTTGGCCTCCGCGGCCTCCTTGCCCTCGCCCAACAGCCGCTCGCCCTCgcccgcctcctcctcgtcgCAGACGCCCACCGCCACCctgtcctcatcctcctcgcCCGTCCTGTCGCCCTGCTCACCCACGTCGCTCACGTCGCCCACCTCGTCCAAAGCTAGTTTGGAGGGCCTGAGCGGCTGCAAAAATGGACGCTAA